The Clarias gariepinus isolate MV-2021 ecotype Netherlands chromosome 7, CGAR_prim_01v2, whole genome shotgun sequence genome includes a window with the following:
- the arsa gene encoding arylsulfatase A, giving the protein MRLHSGQRVMMMMMECVSVFVGFALISLCKAAALPNFVLLFADDLGFGDLGFAGHPTSLTPNLDRLAAHGLRFTDFYATSPVCSPSRASLLTGRYQTRSGIYPGVLYPGSKGGLPLNETTIAEVLKPLGYATAMMGKWHLGYGANGTYLPTRQGFDHYLGIPYSHDMGPCHNLTCFPPDVKCYGSCDVGTVTVPLMNGETITQQPVDFVNLEDSYSTFATEFIRSSAQKSQPFFLYYPSHHTHYPQFAGWKSVGRTLRGPFGDALLEFDSTVGNILHTLKETGVLNNTLVFFTADNGPELMRMSRGGNAGLLKCGKGTTYEGGMREPAIAYWSGVIKPGVTHSLSSTLDILPTFARLAGAPLPDVQLDGVDMIDILFNHGAGQRKAMFYYPVDPSEKYGVFAVRMGKYKAHYYTRGSTHSDPNPDKDCQIISLLKYHDPPLLYDLESDPSEHYSLSVKDHPELVSVLQNISQLKDEFESSMQFGESEIGKGTDRNLEPCCNPQCSPKPECCHCGTTHRPVF; this is encoded by the exons ATGCGGCTGCATTCGGGTCAGcgggtaatgatgatgatgatggagtgtgtgagtgtgtttgtgggaTTCGCGCTGATCTCTCTGTGCAAGGCTGCAGCTCTGCCCAACTTCGTGCTGCTGTTTGCGGATGATTTGGGATTTGGAGATCTGGGGTTCGCGGGTCATCCCACATCACTCACACCGAACCTGGACCGACTGGCGGCTCACGGGCTCCGATTCACCGACTTCTACGCCACCAGCCCGGTGTGCAGCCCGTCCAG AGCATCTTTGCTGACGGGTCGTTATCAGACACGCTCTGGCATCTACCCAGGTGTTCTGTACCCAGGTTCAAAAGGTGGGCTTCCACTCAACGAGACCACCATCGCAGAAGTATTGAAGCCTTTAGGCTATGCCACAGCCATGATGGGGAAATGGCATCTGGGCTACGGTGCCAACGGTACTTACCTGCCTACGCGACAAGGCTTTGACCACTATCTTGGCATCCCGTACTCTCATGACATG GGTCCTTGTCACAACCTGACCTGCTTCCCTCCGGATGTGAAGTGCTATGGCTCCTGTGATGTCGGTACAGTAACCGTGCCTCTGATGAATGGGGAAACCATCACACAGCAGCCTGTAGATTTTGTTAACTTGGAAGACAGCTACAGTACTTTTGCCACGGAGTTCATCCGCAGCTCGGCTCAGAAAAGTCAACCGTTTTTTCTCTATTATCCTTCTCAT CACACCCACTACCCACAGTTTGCAGGGTGGAAATCTGTAGGCCGAACGCTCAGGGGGCCGTTCGGAGATGCCCTGCTGGAGTTCGACTCCACCGTAGGGAACATCCTGCACACTCTGAAGGAAACAGGCGTCCTTAACAACACACTCGTCTTCTTTACAGCTGACAACGG GCCAGAGCTTATGCGAATGTCTCGTGGAGGAAATGCTGGGCTGTTGAAGTGTGGTAAGGGCACTACATATGAAGGAGGAATGAGAGAACCTGCTATTGCGTACTGGTCTGGAGTCATCAAACCAG GTGTCACGCACAGTCTGTCCAGTACCCTGGATATCCTGCCTACCTTTGCCAGATTGGCTGGAGCGCCATTACCCGACGTTCAGCTGGATGGCGTTGACATGATTGATATATTGTTCAACCATGGAGCA GGTCAAAGAAAGGCTATGTTTTACTACCCAGTCGACCCCAGTGAGAAGTATGGAGTGTTTgctgtcagaatgggaaagtaTAAAGCTCATTATTACACCAGGG GATCGACGCACAGTGACCCAAACCCGGATAAGGACTGTCAGATAATCTCTCTCCTGAAGTATCACGACCCACCTCTGCTGTATGACCTGGAGTCTGATCCATCTGAACACTACAGCCTGAGTGTGAAGGATCATCCCGAGCTGGTCAGTGTGTTGCAGAATATCAGTCAGCTCAAGGACGAGTTTGAGTCCTCCATGCAATTTGGAGAAAGTGAGATTGGAAAAGGAACTGATCGTAATCTGGAGCCCTGCTGTAATCCTCAGTGCTCTCCCAAACCAGAATGCTGCCACTGTGGGACTACACACCGACCAGTCTTTTAA
- the mapk8ip2 gene encoding C-Jun-amino-terminal kinase-interacting protein 2 isoform X2: protein MKMADRAEMFSLSTFHSLSPPGCRAAHDISLEEFDDEDLSEITDDCGIGLNYDSDPYEKDSLILEKSDVHHTVCSFQDDFQEFEMIDDEDEDEEEDEDGEADPDAPPSPSTSPPPSPTFGSLKSRPTTLNLTTAVSQDSLNNNSSVSPRKSSWQESLRNTTSQGRMSPSHTCLEDGSHVTGTCTGVPGTTISAKGSFGQHNSSGGPEVTEIKSTVEETLEERVPSGDDCTSQCSDTEVDHDLNGHARRRQCRPRPDDTYTITTETADDPEMENDFTMDGTSKCLSSTAPIGNDAETPLSDEELDKEFEIDFMNQETFDLDCKEEEGSSYVEFPSIEPTDPSSLSVHAFSSQSEPRNESCDLPPNQHVAAASNDTTSPSSDPGIADMNAKRYAESDHHSDDLSSPGSDSDLEGELEAEFACGGPLVSNMISSISETELDLTSESSSGRSSHLTNSIEEASSPTSDPELDHELDVEQDSGIVGLKTSLLLGQPEPIKQDLSLYLQHSPDIHPFDDDHALMGLQNVDEEQGFEHQADPDETLPPAVPCDDSATQQLLLKIEPDHSLESFKRSFYLPVEPRLIPSVDDYDGTTEGDSESESEDELSENSDSPWLLSNLVNKMISEGSFPIHCPEDCLRRSASISDTISPSSDLETEAFNESEGYRTQTPKYEEDSQEELLVGSEMRTDGEKEDRRGSCGSEEEQQSKALGSCLYMSNPTHDTVVPVCLERYHSNNTIQDCTSQRLLKNQHEEEEPNNDLMMDRMKDLDSPSLSESIISDKDEGRETRVDPLALEKMTEVKNSLTLDIPTAQTNRCFSLTYSTDNDENEQDASPFLEAIHNPPSPYGDDTYLDSSPPIDESVRELRNTFEPADVRPVNDSLAYDSVKYTLVVDENTTLELVSLKRCTSVLSDDSDGLSTVCDEDAADEDEDIYGQSQTVGGMRPDLLLSSSSEEDSSPEADLPFSKKFLNVFVNGTSRSSSTESFGLFSCSINGEERDQTHRAVFRFIPRHADELELDVDDPLFVEEEEDDYWYRGYNMRTGARGIFPAYYAHEVIGQTKDLMAMKRNPAWMESFTVQFLGSVEVPYHQGNGILCAAMQKIAMARKRTVHLRPPSLCELEISLQGVKLIMSLEDEYDLSEEFDRCSHFFQMKNISFCGCHPKNNCYFGFITKHPVLNRFACHVFVSQESMRPVAECVGRAFQEYYQEHLEYACPTEDIYLE, encoded by the exons GACTCCCTCATCCTAGAGAAGAGTGATGTCCATCATACTGTTTGCTCATTCCAAGACGACTTTCAGGAGTTTGAGATGATTGATGAcgaagatgaggatgaggaggaagatgaggatGGAGAGGCAGATCCCGATGCTCCACCGTCTCCTTCCACATCTCCTCCTCCTTCCCCTACTTTCGGTTCACTTAAGAGCCGCCCCACAACCTTAAACCTGACCACTGCAGTTTCACAG GATTCCTTGAACAACAACAGTAGTGTATCTCCACGAAAATCAAGCTGGCAGGAATCTCTTCGCAACACCACGTCACAGg GTCGTATGTCTCCAAGCCACACTTGCCTTGAGGATGGTTCCCACGTTACTGGCACATGTACAGGGGTTCCCGGCACCACCATCTCTGCCAAAG gttcaTTTGGTCAGCACAACTCCTCGGGTGGTCCTGAAGTCACTGAGATAAAGTCTACAGTTGAAGAGACTCTTGAGGAACGTGTCCCCTCAGGTGATGATTGCACTTCCCAGTGCTCTGATACCGAGGTTGACCATGACCTCAATGGCCATGCCAGACGCAGACAATGCCGTCCTCGACCTGATGACACATACACCATCACTACGGAGACTGCCGATGACCCAGAGATGGAGAATGACTTTACGATGGATGGCACCAGCAAGTGCCTATCCTCTACAGCCCCGATAGGGAATGATGCAGAGACCCCACTATCAGATGAGGAGTTAGATAAGGAATTTGAGATTGACTTCATGAACCAGGAGACCTTTGATCTGGATTGTAAGGAAGAAGAAGGCTCATCCTATGTAGAGTTTCCCAGCATTGAACCCACAGATCcgtcctctctctctgtccatgcATTCTCCAGTCAGTCAGAACCCAGGAATGAGTCTTGCGACTTGCCTCCGAATCAACATGTTGCTGCTGCATCAAACGACACAACCTCTCCATCCTCTGACCCTGGCATTGCTGACATGAATGCCAAGCGCTATGCAGAGTCAGACCACCACAGTGATGACCTTAGCTCCCCTGGATCTGACTCTGATCTTGAAGGTGAGCTGGAGGCAGAGTTTGCCTGTGGTGGACCACTGGTTAGTAATATGATTTCATCGATCTCTGAGACAGAGCTTGACCTGACAAGTGAGTCCAGCAGTGGAAGGTCCTCACACCTCACAAACTCCATTGAGGAGGCAAGCTCCCCCACATCTGACCCTGAGCTGGATCATGAGCTTGATGTTGAGCAGGACAGTGGCATTGTGGGTCTGAAGACATCTCTTCTTTTAGGTCAACCTGAGCCCATTAAACAGGACCTTTCATTATATCTACAGCACAGTCCAGACATTCATCCTTTTGATGATGATCATGCCCTGATGGGACTTCAGAATGTGGATGAAGAGCAAGGGTTTGAGCATCAAGCTGATCCTGATGAGACTCTGCCTCCTGCAGTGCCCTGTGATGACAGTGCAACTCAGCAACTACTGCTGAAGATCGAACCAGATCATAGCCTGGAAAGCTTTAAACGATCTTTCTACCTTCCTGTTGAACCTAGACTCATCCCCTCAGTAGATGACTATGATGGAACCACTGAGGGAGACTCTGAATCGGAATCAGAGGATGAACTTAGTGAGAACTCTGACTCACCATGGCTCCTTAGTAATTTGGTCAACAAAATGATTTCAGAAGGGTCCTTTCCAATCCACTGTCCAGAGGATTGTCTCAGGCGCTCTGCCTCCATCTCTGACACAATCTCACCCTCATCTGACCTGGAGACTGAAGCATTCAATGAAAGTGAAGGTTACAGGACACAGACGCCAAAATATGAAGAAGACTCCCAGGAAGAGCTGTTGGTAGGCTCAGAAATGAGGACAGATGGAGAAAAAGAGGACAGAAGAGGCAGTTGTGGATCTGAAGAGGAGCAACAAAGCAAGGCTCTCGGCTCTTGTCTATACATGAGCAATCCTACACATGACACCGTAGTTCCTGTGTGCTTGGAGAGATATCACTCCAACAACACAATTCAGGACTGTACATCCCAGAGGTTACTGAAAAATCAACATGAAGAGGAAGAGCCAAATAATGACTTAATGATGGACAGGATGAAAGATCTGGATTCCCCCAGCCTGAGTGAGAGCATCATCAGTGACAAGGATGAGGGGCGAGAGACAAGAGTGGATCCACTAGCTCTGGAGAAAATGACAGAGGTTAAAAACAGTCTGACGCTTGACATCCCAACAGCACAGACTAATCGCTGCTTCAGCCTCACATACTCTACAGATAATGATGAAAATGAACAAGATGCATCACCTTTCCTAGAGGCCATTCACAATCCCCCCTCACCCTATGGAGACGACACTTACCTGGACAGTTCCCCACCTATTGACGAGAGTGTCCGAGAGTTGCGCAATACCTTTGAGCCAGCAGATGTCAGACCTGTCAATGACTCCCTGGCTTATGACTCAGTAAAATACACCTTGGTTGTGGAtgaaaatactactcttgagcTGGTGAGTCTAAAGCGATGCACCTCTGTTCTGAGTGATGACAGTGATGGACTCTCCACGGTTTGTGACGAAGACGCTGCTGACGAGGATGAAGATATCTATGGGCAAAGCCAGACTGTAGGAGGAATGCGCCCTGATCTACTATTGAGCTCCTCTTCAGAAGAAGATTCTTCACCAGAGGCAGACCTACCTTTCTCCAAGAAATTTCTCAACGTGTTTGTTAATGGCACATCGCGATCCTCCA GTACAGAATCATTCGGGTTGTTCTCTTGCTCAATAAATGGAGAGGAGAGAGACCAGACCCACAGAGCAGTGTTCAG GTTTATCCCACGTCATGCAGATGAACTTGAACTGGACGTCGATGACCCGCTTTTtgtggaggaagaggaggatgatTACTGGTACCGTGGCTACAACATGCGCACAGGGGCTCGGGGGATCTTCCCTGCCTATTATGCTCACGAGGTCATCGGCCAAACCAAAGACCTGATGG CAATGAAGAGAAACCCAGCATGGATGGAGAGTTTCACTGTGCAGTTTTTGGGTTCAGTTGAAGTGCCTTACCACCAAGGCAATGGTATCCTCTGTGCTGCAATgcagaag ATCGCCATGGCGAGGAAGAGGACAGTGCATCTCCGTCCTCCATCTTTGTGTGAGCTGGAAATTAGCCTACAGGGGGTGAAGTTGATCATGAGTCTGGAGGATGAGTATGACCTCTCTGAGGAG TTTGACAGATGTAGTCACTTCTTCCAGATGAAAAACATCTCTTTCTGTGGATGCCACCCAAAAAACAACTG CTACTTCGGCTTCATTACCAAGCACCCAGTCCTGAACAGGTTTGCGTGCCATGTCTTTGTCTCTCAGGAGTCCATGCGGCCTGTGGCTGAGTGTGTGGG acgtGCGTTTCAGGAGTATTATCAGGAGCATCTTGAGTACGCCTGTCCCACTGAGGATATCTACCTGGAGTag
- the mapk8ip2 gene encoding C-Jun-amino-terminal kinase-interacting protein 2 isoform X1, which translates to MKMADRAEMFSLSTFHSLSPPGCRAAHDISLEEFDDEDLSEITDDCGIGLNYDSDPYEKDSLILEKSDVHHTVCSFQDDFQEFEMIDDEDEDEEEDEDGEADPDAPPSPSTSPPPSPTFGSLKSRPTTLNLTTAVSQDSLNNNSSVSPRKSSWQESLRNTTSQGRMSPSHTCLEDGSHVTGTCTGVPGTTISAKGTPPNPPGHCGLNQSPGRPLLYDFEGNRRERLEYGSFGQHNSSGGPEVTEIKSTVEETLEERVPSGDDCTSQCSDTEVDHDLNGHARRRQCRPRPDDTYTITTETADDPEMENDFTMDGTSKCLSSTAPIGNDAETPLSDEELDKEFEIDFMNQETFDLDCKEEEGSSYVEFPSIEPTDPSSLSVHAFSSQSEPRNESCDLPPNQHVAAASNDTTSPSSDPGIADMNAKRYAESDHHSDDLSSPGSDSDLEGELEAEFACGGPLVSNMISSISETELDLTSESSSGRSSHLTNSIEEASSPTSDPELDHELDVEQDSGIVGLKTSLLLGQPEPIKQDLSLYLQHSPDIHPFDDDHALMGLQNVDEEQGFEHQADPDETLPPAVPCDDSATQQLLLKIEPDHSLESFKRSFYLPVEPRLIPSVDDYDGTTEGDSESESEDELSENSDSPWLLSNLVNKMISEGSFPIHCPEDCLRRSASISDTISPSSDLETEAFNESEGYRTQTPKYEEDSQEELLVGSEMRTDGEKEDRRGSCGSEEEQQSKALGSCLYMSNPTHDTVVPVCLERYHSNNTIQDCTSQRLLKNQHEEEEPNNDLMMDRMKDLDSPSLSESIISDKDEGRETRVDPLALEKMTEVKNSLTLDIPTAQTNRCFSLTYSTDNDENEQDASPFLEAIHNPPSPYGDDTYLDSSPPIDESVRELRNTFEPADVRPVNDSLAYDSVKYTLVVDENTTLELVSLKRCTSVLSDDSDGLSTVCDEDAADEDEDIYGQSQTVGGMRPDLLLSSSSEEDSSPEADLPFSKKFLNVFVNGTSRSSSTESFGLFSCSINGEERDQTHRAVFRFIPRHADELELDVDDPLFVEEEEDDYWYRGYNMRTGARGIFPAYYAHEVIGQTKDLMAMKRNPAWMESFTVQFLGSVEVPYHQGNGILCAAMQKIAMARKRTVHLRPPSLCELEISLQGVKLIMSLEDEYDLSEEFDRCSHFFQMKNISFCGCHPKNNCYFGFITKHPVLNRFACHVFVSQESMRPVAECVGRAFQEYYQEHLEYACPTEDIYLE; encoded by the exons GACTCCCTCATCCTAGAGAAGAGTGATGTCCATCATACTGTTTGCTCATTCCAAGACGACTTTCAGGAGTTTGAGATGATTGATGAcgaagatgaggatgaggaggaagatgaggatGGAGAGGCAGATCCCGATGCTCCACCGTCTCCTTCCACATCTCCTCCTCCTTCCCCTACTTTCGGTTCACTTAAGAGCCGCCCCACAACCTTAAACCTGACCACTGCAGTTTCACAG GATTCCTTGAACAACAACAGTAGTGTATCTCCACGAAAATCAAGCTGGCAGGAATCTCTTCGCAACACCACGTCACAGg GTCGTATGTCTCCAAGCCACACTTGCCTTGAGGATGGTTCCCACGTTACTGGCACATGTACAGGGGTTCCCGGCACCACCATCTCTGCCAAAGGTACTCCCCCAAACCCACCTGGCCACTGTGGTCTCAATCAGTCACCTGGCAGGCCGCTGCTGTACGACTTTGAGGGCAACAGACGCGAACGTCTCGAATACG gttcaTTTGGTCAGCACAACTCCTCGGGTGGTCCTGAAGTCACTGAGATAAAGTCTACAGTTGAAGAGACTCTTGAGGAACGTGTCCCCTCAGGTGATGATTGCACTTCCCAGTGCTCTGATACCGAGGTTGACCATGACCTCAATGGCCATGCCAGACGCAGACAATGCCGTCCTCGACCTGATGACACATACACCATCACTACGGAGACTGCCGATGACCCAGAGATGGAGAATGACTTTACGATGGATGGCACCAGCAAGTGCCTATCCTCTACAGCCCCGATAGGGAATGATGCAGAGACCCCACTATCAGATGAGGAGTTAGATAAGGAATTTGAGATTGACTTCATGAACCAGGAGACCTTTGATCTGGATTGTAAGGAAGAAGAAGGCTCATCCTATGTAGAGTTTCCCAGCATTGAACCCACAGATCcgtcctctctctctgtccatgcATTCTCCAGTCAGTCAGAACCCAGGAATGAGTCTTGCGACTTGCCTCCGAATCAACATGTTGCTGCTGCATCAAACGACACAACCTCTCCATCCTCTGACCCTGGCATTGCTGACATGAATGCCAAGCGCTATGCAGAGTCAGACCACCACAGTGATGACCTTAGCTCCCCTGGATCTGACTCTGATCTTGAAGGTGAGCTGGAGGCAGAGTTTGCCTGTGGTGGACCACTGGTTAGTAATATGATTTCATCGATCTCTGAGACAGAGCTTGACCTGACAAGTGAGTCCAGCAGTGGAAGGTCCTCACACCTCACAAACTCCATTGAGGAGGCAAGCTCCCCCACATCTGACCCTGAGCTGGATCATGAGCTTGATGTTGAGCAGGACAGTGGCATTGTGGGTCTGAAGACATCTCTTCTTTTAGGTCAACCTGAGCCCATTAAACAGGACCTTTCATTATATCTACAGCACAGTCCAGACATTCATCCTTTTGATGATGATCATGCCCTGATGGGACTTCAGAATGTGGATGAAGAGCAAGGGTTTGAGCATCAAGCTGATCCTGATGAGACTCTGCCTCCTGCAGTGCCCTGTGATGACAGTGCAACTCAGCAACTACTGCTGAAGATCGAACCAGATCATAGCCTGGAAAGCTTTAAACGATCTTTCTACCTTCCTGTTGAACCTAGACTCATCCCCTCAGTAGATGACTATGATGGAACCACTGAGGGAGACTCTGAATCGGAATCAGAGGATGAACTTAGTGAGAACTCTGACTCACCATGGCTCCTTAGTAATTTGGTCAACAAAATGATTTCAGAAGGGTCCTTTCCAATCCACTGTCCAGAGGATTGTCTCAGGCGCTCTGCCTCCATCTCTGACACAATCTCACCCTCATCTGACCTGGAGACTGAAGCATTCAATGAAAGTGAAGGTTACAGGACACAGACGCCAAAATATGAAGAAGACTCCCAGGAAGAGCTGTTGGTAGGCTCAGAAATGAGGACAGATGGAGAAAAAGAGGACAGAAGAGGCAGTTGTGGATCTGAAGAGGAGCAACAAAGCAAGGCTCTCGGCTCTTGTCTATACATGAGCAATCCTACACATGACACCGTAGTTCCTGTGTGCTTGGAGAGATATCACTCCAACAACACAATTCAGGACTGTACATCCCAGAGGTTACTGAAAAATCAACATGAAGAGGAAGAGCCAAATAATGACTTAATGATGGACAGGATGAAAGATCTGGATTCCCCCAGCCTGAGTGAGAGCATCATCAGTGACAAGGATGAGGGGCGAGAGACAAGAGTGGATCCACTAGCTCTGGAGAAAATGACAGAGGTTAAAAACAGTCTGACGCTTGACATCCCAACAGCACAGACTAATCGCTGCTTCAGCCTCACATACTCTACAGATAATGATGAAAATGAACAAGATGCATCACCTTTCCTAGAGGCCATTCACAATCCCCCCTCACCCTATGGAGACGACACTTACCTGGACAGTTCCCCACCTATTGACGAGAGTGTCCGAGAGTTGCGCAATACCTTTGAGCCAGCAGATGTCAGACCTGTCAATGACTCCCTGGCTTATGACTCAGTAAAATACACCTTGGTTGTGGAtgaaaatactactcttgagcTGGTGAGTCTAAAGCGATGCACCTCTGTTCTGAGTGATGACAGTGATGGACTCTCCACGGTTTGTGACGAAGACGCTGCTGACGAGGATGAAGATATCTATGGGCAAAGCCAGACTGTAGGAGGAATGCGCCCTGATCTACTATTGAGCTCCTCTTCAGAAGAAGATTCTTCACCAGAGGCAGACCTACCTTTCTCCAAGAAATTTCTCAACGTGTTTGTTAATGGCACATCGCGATCCTCCA GTACAGAATCATTCGGGTTGTTCTCTTGCTCAATAAATGGAGAGGAGAGAGACCAGACCCACAGAGCAGTGTTCAG GTTTATCCCACGTCATGCAGATGAACTTGAACTGGACGTCGATGACCCGCTTTTtgtggaggaagaggaggatgatTACTGGTACCGTGGCTACAACATGCGCACAGGGGCTCGGGGGATCTTCCCTGCCTATTATGCTCACGAGGTCATCGGCCAAACCAAAGACCTGATGG CAATGAAGAGAAACCCAGCATGGATGGAGAGTTTCACTGTGCAGTTTTTGGGTTCAGTTGAAGTGCCTTACCACCAAGGCAATGGTATCCTCTGTGCTGCAATgcagaag ATCGCCATGGCGAGGAAGAGGACAGTGCATCTCCGTCCTCCATCTTTGTGTGAGCTGGAAATTAGCCTACAGGGGGTGAAGTTGATCATGAGTCTGGAGGATGAGTATGACCTCTCTGAGGAG TTTGACAGATGTAGTCACTTCTTCCAGATGAAAAACATCTCTTTCTGTGGATGCCACCCAAAAAACAACTG CTACTTCGGCTTCATTACCAAGCACCCAGTCCTGAACAGGTTTGCGTGCCATGTCTTTGTCTCTCAGGAGTCCATGCGGCCTGTGGCTGAGTGTGTGGG acgtGCGTTTCAGGAGTATTATCAGGAGCATCTTGAGTACGCCTGTCCCACTGAGGATATCTACCTGGAGTag